A stretch of the Planktothricoides raciborskii GIHE-MW2 genome encodes the following:
- the ctpA gene encoding carboxyl-terminal processing protease CtpA: MSKRVFWVGLLLLVQLVFTSFWGTPSAAALTDEQKLFNQAWGILNRAYVDESFNHQNWWLIRQKALKKPLRDREESYGAIQEMLASLDDPFTRFLPPEQYRSLRVNTSGELTGVGLQIALDEQGNIEVIAPISGSPAEAAGLQPRDRILQIDGLSTLGLSLDEAAQRMRGKVGTTVILTIQHYSDQSIEDIAIVRDRIELNPVVAELKATENINVGYIRLTQFNANATAEVTKAINDLEAKGADAYILDLRNNPGGLLQAGIEIARLWLKEGAIVYTVNRQGILDSFEATETELTDDPLVVLVNQGTASASEILAGALQDNGRAVLVGEKTFGKGLIQSLFDLFDGSGLAVTVAKYETPNHRDIHKLGITPDYVVPLDALTRQQVATAADPQYQAAIDLLAKQVMLGDRASSGRMRLSIAN, from the coding sequence ATGAGCAAACGAGTTTTCTGGGTTGGGCTGTTACTGTTGGTGCAACTGGTTTTCACCAGTTTTTGGGGAACGCCATCGGCAGCGGCGTTAACGGACGAGCAAAAGTTATTTAATCAAGCGTGGGGGATTTTGAACCGCGCTTATGTGGATGAGTCGTTTAATCATCAAAATTGGTGGTTAATTCGCCAAAAGGCATTGAAGAAGCCTTTGCGCGATCGCGAGGAGTCTTATGGGGCGATTCAAGAAATGCTGGCTAGTCTGGATGACCCGTTTACTCGATTTTTGCCCCCTGAGCAGTATCGCAGTTTACGGGTGAATACTTCCGGGGAACTGACCGGGGTGGGTTTGCAAATTGCCCTGGATGAGCAGGGAAATATCGAGGTGATTGCGCCGATTTCTGGATCCCCGGCAGAGGCAGCGGGATTGCAACCCCGCGATCGCATTCTTCAAATCGATGGCTTGTCTACTTTGGGCCTGTCTTTGGATGAAGCGGCGCAACGGATGCGGGGTAAGGTGGGAACTACGGTGATTCTGACGATTCAACACTACAGCGACCAAAGCATTGAAGATATTGCCATTGTGCGCGATCGCATTGAACTGAACCCCGTCGTGGCTGAACTGAAAGCCACCGAGAACATTAATGTGGGCTATATTCGTTTAACTCAATTTAATGCCAACGCCACCGCAGAAGTGACTAAGGCGATTAATGATTTGGAAGCAAAAGGGGCAGATGCTTATATTCTGGATTTACGCAACAATCCAGGGGGACTGCTGCAAGCGGGGATCGAAATTGCCCGGTTGTGGCTGAAAGAAGGTGCGATCGTCTACACCGTCAATCGCCAAGGCATTCTCGACAGTTTTGAAGCTACGGAAACAGAATTAACCGACGATCCACTGGTGGTGTTAGTCAACCAGGGAACTGCCAGCGCCAGCGAGATTCTGGCTGGTGCCTTACAGGATAATGGTCGCGCTGTGCTCGTGGGGGAAAAAACCTTTGGCAAAGGCTTGATTCAGTCCTTATTTGACTTGTTTGATGGCTCTGGATTGGCCGTCACCGTGGCCAAATATGAGACCCCCAATCATCGCGATATTCATAAGTTAGGGATTACGCCAGATTATGTGGTTCCCCTTGATGCCCTGACTCGTCAGCAAGTGGCGACGGCAGCAGACCCACAATATCAAGCTGCGATCGATCTACTGGCTAAACAGGTGATGTTGGGCGATCGCGCTTCTAGCGGGAGAATGCGGCTTAGTATCGCTAATTGA
- the petB gene encoding cytochrome b6: protein MFSKEVTNSKTYQWFQERLEIQAISDDISSKYVPPHVNIFYCLGGITLVCFLIQFATGFAMTFYYKPTVTEAFASVQYIMTEVNFGWLIRSIHRWSASMMVLMMILHIFRVYLTGGFKKPRELTWVTGVIMAVITVSFGVTGYSLPWDQIGYWAVKIVSGVPEAIPVVGSTIVELLRGGTSVGQGTLTRYYSLHTFVLPWLLAVFMLLHFLMIRKQGISGPL from the coding sequence ATGTTTTCCAAGGAAGTCACAAACTCAAAAACCTACCAGTGGTTTCAAGAGCGCCTAGAAATCCAGGCGATCTCTGATGATATCAGCAGCAAGTACGTCCCCCCCCATGTAAATATCTTTTACTGCCTCGGCGGGATTACCCTAGTTTGCTTTTTAATCCAGTTTGCCACTGGATTTGCCATGACCTTCTACTATAAGCCAACCGTCACCGAAGCCTTTGCCTCCGTGCAATACATTATGACTGAGGTGAACTTTGGCTGGCTGATCCGCTCCATCCACCGCTGGTCTGCCAGCATGATGGTGCTGATGATGATTCTGCACATTTTCCGGGTTTACCTCACCGGCGGTTTCAAGAAACCCCGTGAACTCACCTGGGTGACTGGCGTGATTATGGCCGTAATTACCGTCTCTTTTGGTGTAACCGGCTATTCCCTGCCTTGGGACCAAATCGGTTATTGGGCGGTGAAAATCGTTTCCGGCGTTCCTGAAGCAATTCCCGTGGTCGGTTCTACCATTGTGGAACTCCTCCGGGGTGGCACCAGTGTTGGTCAAGGAACTCTGACTCGTTACTACAGCCTGCACACCTTCGTGCTGCCTTGGCTGCTGGCAGTATTCATGCTGCTGCACTTCTTAATGATTCGCAAACAAGGTATCTCTGGTCCATTGTAA
- the petD gene encoding cytochrome b6-f complex subunit IV, which yields MSILKKPDLSDPALRAKLAKGMGHNYYGEPAWPNDLLYIFPVCILGTIALMVGLAVLDPAVVGEPADPFATPLEILPEWYLWPVFQILRVIPNKLLGIAIMGGIPLGLMSVPFIESINKFQNPFRRPVAMTVFLFGTFVTLWLGIGAVFPLDKSLTLGLF from the coding sequence ATGTCAATCCTAAAAAAACCGGATCTGAGCGATCCAGCACTTCGAGCTAAACTGGCCAAAGGCATGGGTCACAACTATTATGGTGAACCCGCTTGGCCAAATGACCTGCTTTATATCTTCCCCGTCTGCATTCTGGGCACCATTGCCCTGATGGTAGGTTTAGCAGTTCTTGACCCCGCTGTGGTTGGAGAACCTGCGGATCCCTTTGCCACTCCGTTAGAAATTCTGCCGGAATGGTATTTGTGGCCTGTGTTCCAAATCCTGCGCGTTATCCCCAACAAACTTCTGGGAATTGCCATCATGGGTGGAATTCCTCTGGGTTTGATGTCAGTGCCTTTTATTGAAAGCATCAATAAATTCCAAAACCCCTTCCGTCGTCCAGTGGCCATGACTGTGTTCTTATTTGGCACATTCGTGACTCTGTGGTTGGGTATTGGTGCTGTATTCCCGCTCGATAAATCTCTGACTTTGGGACTGTTCTAA
- a CDS encoding glycosyltransferase: MATSEAISKNDRFVFLEIFGLEGGIQSYVKDILKTYIALVSEYNQGNPEPLKAEVFLLRDRPDCENPLASQSVMKFHYLYTQPPALGRLRLSGRLALNLLAAFFSGRPQRVFCGHINLAPLVQWLCQPLGIPYIILTYGKEVWEPLTPPYQKALQQAAAIWTISRYSRDRACEVNQLDPAKFQILPCAVNCDLFRPGPKPLDLIQRYDLADAKVLMTVARLWPGDIYKGVDVTIRALPRIAQIIQNVKYLVIGRGDDQPRLAQLALDLGVSDRVVFAGFVPTADLPAHYRVADAYVMPSQEGFGIVYLEAMASGVPVVAGKDDGSADPLQDGRVGWQVPHRDPEAVANACIEILQGHDPRCNGAWLREQTQDKFGTDAFTQRLRQLMQFEQ; the protein is encoded by the coding sequence GTGGCAACTTCAGAGGCAATTTCAAAAAATGATCGGTTCGTGTTTTTGGAAATTTTTGGCTTAGAGGGGGGGATTCAATCTTATGTGAAAGATATTCTCAAAACATATATTGCACTGGTTTCTGAGTATAACCAGGGAAACCCAGAACCCCTTAAGGCCGAGGTATTTTTGTTGCGCGATCGCCCGGATTGTGAAAATCCCTTAGCCAGCCAGTCGGTGATGAAATTCCACTATCTCTATACTCAGCCTCCAGCTTTGGGACGGCTGCGGCTTTCGGGCAGGCTGGCTCTAAATCTGCTGGCGGCATTTTTTTCGGGTCGTCCCCAGCGGGTCTTTTGCGGTCATATTAACTTAGCGCCCTTGGTGCAGTGGTTGTGTCAACCTTTGGGAATTCCTTATATTATCCTGACTTATGGCAAAGAGGTTTGGGAACCCTTAACCCCTCCTTACCAAAAAGCATTACAACAAGCAGCGGCGATTTGGACGATTAGTCGCTACAGCCGCGATCGCGCTTGTGAAGTGAACCAACTGGATCCAGCGAAATTTCAAATATTGCCCTGTGCGGTGAATTGCGATCTATTTCGCCCCGGCCCAAAGCCACTAGACTTAATCCAACGCTACGATCTCGCCGACGCTAAGGTGTTGATGACCGTCGCTCGTTTATGGCCGGGAGATATCTATAAAGGCGTCGATGTCACCATTCGCGCCTTACCGCGCATAGCACAAATTATTCAAAATGTCAAGTATTTAGTCATCGGTCGGGGGGATGACCAACCGCGACTGGCTCAATTAGCGCTGGATCTGGGAGTGAGCGATCGCGTAGTCTTTGCCGGTTTTGTCCCCACGGCGGACTTACCCGCCCATTACCGGGTGGCGGATGCATATGTCATGCCCTCCCAAGAAGGCTTTGGCATTGTGTATCTAGAGGCGATGGCCTCTGGAGTCCCCGTGGTTGCAGGAAAAGATGACGGTTCCGCCGATCCCCTGCAAGATGGTCGAGTCGGTTGGCAAGTGCCGCACCGAGACCCAGAAGCGGTCGCCAATGCTTGTATTGAAATTCTCCAAGGCCATGACCCTCGTTGCAATGGGGCTTGGTTGCGAGAGCAGACTCAAGACAAATTTGGTACGGATGCCTTCACCCAACGTCTGCGGCAACTTATGCAATTTGAACAGTAG
- a CDS encoding peroxiredoxin, which yields MTEGGSIRVNQDAPDFTATAVLDKEFKTIKLSDYRGQYVILFFYSLDFTFVCPTEIIAFSDRYEEFKKLNTEILAVSVDSEFSHLAWLETDRKSGGLGNIKYPLISDLKKEICTAYNVLDPETGIALRGLFIIDKDGIIQHATINNLAFGRNVDETLRTLQAIQYVQSHPDAVCPVGWQPGDKTMTPDPVKSKEFFAAVKSS from the coding sequence ATGACTGAAGGCGGATCTATTCGGGTAAACCAGGATGCCCCTGACTTTACGGCCACTGCGGTGCTGGATAAAGAGTTCAAAACCATTAAACTTTCTGACTATCGGGGTCAGTATGTGATTTTATTTTTCTATTCTTTAGATTTTACTTTTGTTTGCCCCACAGAAATTATTGCTTTTAGCGATCGCTATGAAGAATTTAAGAAGCTGAATACAGAAATATTAGCGGTTTCAGTGGATAGTGAATTTTCCCATCTTGCTTGGCTTGAAACTGACCGCAAATCAGGGGGATTAGGCAATATTAAATATCCGTTAATTTCTGATTTGAAAAAAGAAATTTGTACCGCTTATAACGTCTTAGACCCAGAAACTGGAATTGCCCTGCGGGGTCTATTTATTATTGACAAAGATGGGATTATTCAACACGCCACTATTAATAATTTAGCTTTTGGTCGGAATGTGGATGAAACCTTGCGAACCCTGCAAGCGATTCAATATGTCCAGTCCCACCCGGATGCCGTCTGTCCTGTGGGTTGGCAACCGGGTGATAAAACGATGACTCCGGATCCGGTGAAATCAAAAGAGTTTTTTGCTGCCGTTAAATCATCCTAA
- a CDS encoding peroxiredoxin, translating to MLTSTDFSGLFNRRFFNNFLPIPARHQLYLGVGTPSFELPDITGNRTVKLADYRGKQPVILAFTRIFTEKQYCPLCFPHIVALNENYEKFTEKGAEILMITSTDEQQSKIVVKDLGLKMPLLSDPSCSVFRRYGTGQSLGAPLPAQFVLDQEGKLQFTHLFSFLDPNASVERLLAALEISDEK from the coding sequence ATGCTGACTTCTACAGATTTTAGTGGTTTATTTAATCGTCGATTTTTCAATAACTTTTTACCAATTCCCGCTCGTCATCAACTTTATCTGGGAGTGGGGACGCCGAGTTTTGAATTACCGGATATTACGGGCAATCGCACCGTAAAATTGGCCGATTACCGAGGCAAACAGCCGGTGATTTTAGCCTTCACCCGGATTTTTACTGAAAAACAATATTGCCCCCTTTGTTTTCCCCATATTGTCGCTTTGAATGAAAACTATGAAAAGTTTACGGAAAAAGGGGCAGAAATTTTAATGATCACCAGTACCGATGAACAGCAAAGTAAAATAGTGGTCAAAGATTTAGGCTTAAAAATGCCCCTACTCAGCGATCCAAGCTGTAGTGTATTTCGGCGGTATGGCACGGGACAATCTCTGGGGGCGCCGTTACCGGCTCAGTTTGTTTTAGACCAAGAAGGAAAACTGCAATTTACCCATTTATTCTCATTTCTAGACCCAAATGCCAGTGTGGAAAGATTGCTGGCTGCCTTAGAAATCAGCGATGAAAAATAA
- a CDS encoding DnaJ C-terminal domain-containing protein encodes MAATDFKDYYAVLGVNKSATADDIKRAYRKLARKYHPDMNPGDRQAEARFKEIGEAYEVLSEPEKRQKYDQYGQYWKQAATPGAGGWPGGGAPSGFPTDMNGFDFSQFNSFDDFINELLGRVGGNNTRNNRWNASYRQNTAPGGNGFEDFAYGGAGGTASGDREGNLTLTLAEAFHGTTKRLSLGNETINVRIPAGAKPGSRIRLRGKGQMTAYGKRGDLYLTVQIQPHQFFQFEGDNLICEVPIAPDEAVLGATIDVPTPDGAVKMNIPAGIRSGQSLRLRGKGWPQAKGDRGDQLVRIQIMTPKTISATEREYYEKIRAVRSFNPRSDLLGIRL; translated from the coding sequence ATGGCGGCAACGGATTTCAAAGACTATTACGCCGTTTTGGGAGTGAATAAAAGTGCTACTGCTGACGATATCAAACGAGCGTATCGCAAATTGGCTCGGAAATACCACCCAGATATGAACCCAGGAGATCGCCAAGCGGAAGCCCGGTTTAAAGAAATTGGTGAAGCTTACGAAGTCTTATCGGAACCAGAAAAACGTCAGAAATATGACCAATACGGTCAATACTGGAAGCAAGCGGCCACTCCAGGGGCGGGAGGATGGCCAGGTGGCGGCGCCCCCTCCGGTTTTCCCACGGATATGAATGGCTTCGACTTTAGCCAGTTCAATAGTTTTGATGACTTTATCAATGAATTGCTGGGTCGAGTCGGTGGTAACAACACTCGGAATAACCGATGGAATGCTTCTTATCGCCAAAACACTGCGCCCGGTGGTAATGGATTTGAGGATTTTGCTTATGGTGGTGCTGGAGGGACTGCTTCGGGCGATCGCGAAGGAAATCTCACTCTAACATTAGCAGAAGCCTTTCATGGCACAACCAAGCGCCTAAGTTTGGGGAATGAAACGATCAATGTGCGGATTCCCGCTGGGGCTAAACCGGGTAGCCGCATTCGCTTACGAGGCAAAGGACAAATGACTGCTTACGGAAAACGCGGGGATTTATATTTAACAGTGCAAATTCAACCCCATCAATTTTTCCAATTTGAAGGGGATAACCTGATTTGTGAAGTGCCGATCGCCCCAGATGAAGCGGTTTTAGGGGCTACCATCGATGTTCCCACTCCTGATGGCGCGGTAAAAATGAATATACCCGCCGGAATTCGCAGCGGTCAATCATTACGATTACGAGGCAAAGGTTGGCCACAAGCCAAAGGCGATCGCGGCGATCAATTGGTGCGAATTCAGATTATGACACCAAAAACTATCAGTGCTACGGAACGAGAATACTATGAAAAAATCCGAGCCGTTCGTAGTTTTAATCCCCGCAGTGATTTACTGGGCATTCGACTGTAA
- a CDS encoding type II toxin-antitoxin system HicB family antitoxin gives MKIKAIIWQEDDVWCASVPALPGCHTWAESYEQLLEMLEDAVQGWLEVASEQQELTPEKQLIELSL, from the coding sequence ATGAAGATTAAAGCAATTATTTGGCAAGAAGATGATGTATGGTGTGCCTCAGTTCCAGCCCTTCCCGGTTGTCACACCTGGGCTGAGAGTTATGAACAGTTGTTGGAGATGCTTGAAGATGCTGTTCAGGGTTGGCTGGAAGTAGCCAGTGAACAACAGGAACTTACCCCAGAAAAACAGTTAATTGAGTTATCTTTATGA
- a CDS encoding ABC transporter ATP-binding protein/permease, translating to MSSLKINFKIFQSFWAVGKLYWWESKEKWRAIGLLILLLALVSLESTIAVNQNTQRGEFFSGLANQQPERFWQAVFFYLLASILLAITVATWNYLQDKIRLYSRDWFTKYYLEKYFQNKNFYQIKVFDSEIDNPDQRIAEDIQAFCHRSVHVFTQWMKAIFDVMAFGIVLWSKSKLFVFILVIYSVVGILITTLGFGKILIPIKKEQLKREANFRFSLVRVRENAESIAFYDGDHREYTHLQQIFTPVLSIYNRVITWERNLEIFKNIYSYITWVVPALIVGPMILAGEAEVGVLSETGSAFGRIFYSLTILINMFEYLTSFAAGIERLESFEKVLESAKTVSPKGTSIINSVEDSRLSLQHLTLQTPNSERTLVKDLSVGVEPKKGLLIIGVSGCGKSSILRAIAGLWNSGTGQIYRPPLKEILFLPQRPYMILGSLRDQLLYPRTDLNISEQKIYQVLEQVNLSDLAERFGGLDAIEDWDHVLSMGEQQRVAFARLLLTQPRYAMLDEATSALDVNNEQSLYQHLQNLSTTYISVGHRPTLLPYHHQVLEVIGDETWRVSESVQPKIT from the coding sequence ATGAGTAGTCTAAAAATTAATTTTAAAATTTTTCAGAGTTTCTGGGCTGTTGGTAAACTATATTGGTGGGAGTCCAAAGAAAAATGGCGAGCCATTGGTTTATTAATATTGCTGCTGGCTTTAGTTAGTCTGGAGTCCACCATAGCGGTGAATCAAAATACACAACGTGGCGAATTTTTTTCGGGTTTAGCAAATCAACAACCAGAACGGTTCTGGCAAGCGGTATTTTTTTATTTATTGGCTTCTATTTTATTAGCGATTACTGTAGCAACTTGGAATTATTTACAAGATAAGATTCGATTATATTCTCGTGATTGGTTTACCAAATATTATTTAGAAAAATATTTTCAGAATAAAAATTTTTATCAAATCAAGGTTTTTGATTCAGAGATTGACAACCCAGATCAAAGAATAGCTGAAGATATTCAAGCATTTTGTCATCGTTCAGTCCATGTGTTCACTCAATGGATGAAAGCAATTTTTGATGTTATGGCATTTGGAATTGTGTTGTGGTCAAAATCCAAGCTTTTTGTTTTTATTTTGGTCATATATTCTGTAGTAGGTATTCTCATTACCACTCTAGGATTTGGCAAAATTTTGATTCCAATTAAAAAAGAACAACTCAAACGAGAGGCGAATTTCCGATTTAGTTTAGTCAGAGTGCGAGAAAATGCTGAATCTATTGCTTTTTATGATGGAGACCATAGAGAATATACTCATCTTCAACAAATATTTACTCCGGTTTTAAGTATTTATAACCGAGTGATTACCTGGGAAAGAAATTTAGAGATATTTAAAAATATCTATAGCTATATTACCTGGGTTGTACCAGCTTTAATTGTGGGTCCGATGATTTTGGCAGGTGAAGCAGAGGTGGGAGTTTTATCAGAAACTGGTTCAGCTTTTGGGAGAATATTTTATTCTTTGACAATCTTAATTAATATGTTTGAGTACCTGACCAGCTTTGCAGCGGGAATTGAACGGTTAGAAAGTTTTGAAAAAGTCCTAGAATCAGCAAAAACAGTATCACCAAAGGGAACTTCGATCATTAATAGCGTTGAAGATTCTCGTTTAAGTTTACAGCATCTTACTTTACAAACTCCTAATAGTGAACGAACTTTAGTCAAGGATTTATCTGTTGGAGTAGAACCAAAAAAAGGACTTTTAATTATAGGAGTAAGTGGTTGTGGTAAAAGTTCAATTTTAAGAGCGATCGCTGGTTTATGGAATTCGGGAACGGGGCAAATTTACCGACCACCATTAAAAGAGATTCTCTTTTTACCCCAACGTCCTTATATGATTTTAGGTTCTTTGCGAGATCAACTCTTATATCCGCGTACCGATCTGAATATATCTGAGCAAAAAATATATCAAGTTTTAGAACAGGTAAATTTATCAGACTTAGCAGAAAGATTTGGGGGTTTAGATGCGATAGAAGATTGGGATCATGTATTGTCAATGGGAGAACAACAGCGCGTTGCTTTTGCCCGTTTGTTACTTACTCAACCTCGATATGCAATGTTAGATGAAGCAACCAGTGCTTTAGATGTGAATAACGAACAAAGTCTTTACCAACATTTGCAAAATCTATCCACCACTTATATTAGTGTGGGACATCGCCCAACGTTGTTACCATATCATCACCAAGTTTTAGAAGTAATCGGTGATGAAACTTGGCGAGTCAGCGAGTCAGTTCAGCCCAAGATTACTTGA
- a CDS encoding type II toxin-antitoxin system HicB family antitoxin, translated as MKAQVKLIKDFNAYGEWPRLMKFNVIVDRDEDGVWIVECPSIPGCVSQGETREKALENIKDAIALCLQVRSEHGLPLTVETHFC; from the coding sequence ATGAAAGCACAGGTTAAACTAATAAAAGATTTCAATGCTTACGGTGAATGGCCAAGACTTATGAAGTTTAATGTAATAGTAGACCGAGATGAAGATGGGGTTTGGATTGTAGAATGTCCGAGCATTCCCGGTTGTGTCAGCCAAGGTGAAACTAGAGAAAAAGCTTTGGAAAATATTAAAGATGCGATCGCGCTTTGTTTGCAAGTTCGTTCCGAACATGGGCTACCGCTTACGGTGGAAACACATTTCTGTTGA
- a CDS encoding type II toxin-antitoxin system HicA family toxin gives MSSNLPVLSGREVVRVFEAVGWQVARQSGSHIIMVKEGEQATLSIPDHREVAKGTLRSLIRAAGLTVEEFVSAME, from the coding sequence ATGTCTTCTAACCTTCCGGTTCTGAGCGGACGAGAAGTAGTCCGTGTGTTTGAAGCTGTTGGCTGGCAAGTTGCGCGTCAGAGTGGGAGTCACATCATTATGGTTAAAGAAGGTGAACAAGCGACACTTTCAATTCCCGATCATCGAGAAGTAGCAAAAGGCACTTTACGCAGTTTGATTCGTGCTGCTGGACTGACTGTAGAAGAGTTTGTTTCCGCTATGGAATAA
- a CDS encoding AAA family ATPase translates to MPKIVVEKFKGIQNAELEIRDMVVLIGEQATGKSTLAKLVYFFQSLGDLYFDFISDRLGTGFDWQKNFETSLGSEISRKFYQFFGSIQFSGNFKIQYDYSRVNHKITLCPETGYNAFNKLQTQLSPPLYEKLIAGEILAIIQELEQSSGQKNRHEKKAYQDSLKKLSQLVIDSFNSHLSPVFIPAGRNMAVTYADFFQQTFYGSLTSNLQRLTDENRINNKFVQDTYLMIKFLERVNYINASFKELKTFAILTTDYLTRESHLSERDVEYIQGKVEKILKGKYEMNDFGEVINLPDRQGYVYLNNASSGQQEVIRILQDIFLILLNGENTFRVVEEPEAHLFPTAQKHLIEMMTMLLNKTQSQVFLTTHSPYILSVINNLLFASMVQEQGDSLEPNQGFFLRPAQTGVYRLKDGRSESIIDPETNLIDQNSLDEVSDELADEFDRLYDRFLRRQKN, encoded by the coding sequence ATGCCAAAAATTGTAGTAGAAAAATTCAAAGGCATTCAAAATGCTGAACTAGAAATCAGAGACATGGTAGTTCTCATCGGAGAACAAGCCACGGGAAAAAGCACTCTGGCTAAACTGGTCTATTTTTTTCAATCCCTAGGCGATCTGTATTTTGATTTTATCTCCGATCGCCTAGGAACTGGTTTCGACTGGCAGAAAAACTTTGAAACAAGTTTAGGATCTGAAATTAGTCGTAAATTTTATCAGTTTTTTGGTTCAATCCAATTTTCAGGTAATTTCAAAATTCAGTATGATTATTCAAGAGTAAATCATAAAATAACTCTTTGTCCAGAAACAGGTTATAATGCTTTTAATAAGTTACAAACTCAATTATCACCGCCGCTTTACGAGAAATTAATTGCCGGTGAAATCTTAGCTATTATTCAGGAATTAGAGCAATCATCGGGGCAAAAAAACAGACATGAAAAAAAAGCTTATCAGGATTCACTGAAAAAATTATCTCAACTTGTCATTGATTCATTCAACAGTCATCTGTCCCCAGTTTTTATTCCGGCTGGTCGAAATATGGCGGTCACTTATGCTGATTTTTTTCAACAGACTTTTTATGGGAGTTTAACCAGCAACTTACAACGATTAACTGACGAGAACAGGATTAACAACAAATTTGTCCAGGATACTTATTTAATGATTAAGTTTCTGGAAAGAGTTAATTATATCAATGCCAGCTTTAAAGAGTTAAAAACTTTTGCCATTTTGACGACAGACTATTTAACCAGAGAATCTCACCTCAGTGAGAGGGATGTCGAATATATCCAGGGTAAAGTGGAAAAAATATTAAAAGGCAAGTATGAAATGAATGATTTTGGTGAGGTGATCAATTTGCCCGATCGCCAGGGTTATGTTTACCTGAATAATGCCTCATCAGGACAACAAGAAGTAATTAGAATACTGCAAGATATTTTTCTGATATTGCTGAATGGAGAAAATACCTTTAGAGTCGTTGAAGAACCAGAAGCGCATCTATTTCCGACTGCCCAAAAGCACTTAATCGAAATGATGACGATGCTGCTCAACAAAACCCAAAGTCAAGTGTTTTTAACCACTCATAGTCCCTATATCCTCAGCGTGATTAATAATTTATTGTTTGCTTCGATGGTACAGGAACAGGGTGACTCTCTGGAACCGAATCAAGGATTTTTTCTCCGACCAGCACAAACCGGGGTTTATCGGTTGAAAGATGGCAGGAGTGAATCGATTATCGATCCAGAAACTAATTTAATCGATCAAAATTCTTTGGATGAAGTATCTGATGAGTTAGCAGATGAGTTCGATCGCCTATATGACCGATTTCTGAGGAGGCAGAAAAATTGA